A DNA window from Camelina sativa cultivar DH55 chromosome 13, Cs, whole genome shotgun sequence contains the following coding sequences:
- the LOC104734468 gene encoding transcriptional activator DEMETER-like isoform X1 — translation MNSRADDPGDSYFRVPLENQTQKEFQLRGSWIPFTPKKPLQGTSSLIVDERVMHQDLNGVPPGGGFEERGFCKSGAVCDLNYAVQGMDQNVVYNSGSFIQRGSSQAGCTEFELDDLLDPVQTPFSFTSLLSGGDHLFQVRQYGTRACNKPLYNLNSPIRREVVGSVFESSFQSVPSTPSLCRTGEKNGFLEKIITTTGHEITDPKSDKMMKSIVDSSVVNSTEVTKENDGRRQDVLEFDLNMTPQQKPSKRKKKFMPKVVVEGKPKRKPRKPATQESMKSKETGSSKRKKAQMKNLKESTTKKQANVGHMSNKIPEVTLKSCRKALNFSLEESGDASQGDSVAEFVQSGSKSFSDIRDATGGTSGSFPDSATQIEQSNGLVASNQPLEASMGNPPEKLPRVLQENYTQLLARDQQPELLIGNQQPQFPVATHNTQFPMGSQQAWLQMKNQLIGFPFDNQKPPMTIRNQQPCLAMGNQQPMYLIGTPQPALVSENQQLGGLQGNKQPIFLNQQTCLPAGNRQYGSPAYMNQLVMSTGGQQDGLLIQDQQPGLLLRNQQPGSSMRGQQCCEPLMNQQPGTLKGFTHLNRMVAACMSSPGLRRHFQSQIPAKNLHAESVTRSLNGTAGTCQRSSTTGTLQQDIHLGNEYIPSHERSNGDYFDVCKKELSPVMAKLEEARGSKRQYHRAMGQVHNHDLNLAGRWPSLQRIAQSQDVEIQNSTTCGEYSDAKKKIKIQKIVHANLHGMPPEVIEVEDDPTDGARKDKNIASIIKTGPKAISCLVQKSADNEKFIVPKTPAKKGHAGRKKSIHPPSHASDIQLWQPTPPKTPSSRSKAKEKGRKSIPDTGKLKGPSRELKCEDSIGEIIYRMQNLTLGEKSRAQEQNALVLYRADGAVVPYESKKRKPRPKVDLDDETARIWNLLMGNREKGGDEEMDKKTEKWWEEERRVFRGRADSFIARMHLVQGDRRFSPWKGSVVDSVIGVFLTQNVTDHLSSSAFMSLAARFPPKLGSNREDETSIRSVVIEDPEGCILNLNVIPSLQEKIQNPSDKQVSEDDSGSKEQQRDCSNSGIERFDFLENSSQNLEEEVLSSQDSFDPAIFQSCGRVGSSSCSKSDAEFSTPSCETKTVSGSSQSVQTGSPNLSVEICLQENERPVLYERSSEVQIQETTNVVQKKPDLDKTMNCKDHLSFGQPSNDTNWQKKGPTNPFSSYEQSTIRQPHVLDIEDFGMQGEGLGYSWLSISPRVDRGKNRNVPRRFFRQGGSVPREYSGQITPSTPHELPVMGFSASASTHEVHQGDAQHQPHEMNKASHLQKTFMELLNSSEECLTRQSSTTQNITDGCPPRDRTPKDVVESNSINKEQTTVEYNETNATIVREMKGTLADGKKPTSQWDRLRKDVDGNEGRKERSKDSVDSIDYEAIRRASISEISEAIKERGMNNMLAVRIKDFLERIVKDHGGIDLEWLRDVPPDKAKDYLLSIRGLGLKSVECVRLLTLHNLAFPVDTNVGRIAVRLGWVPLQPLPESLQLHLLELYPVLESIQKFLWPRLCKLDQRTLYELHYQLITFGKVFCTKSRPNCNACPMRGECRHFASAYASARLALPAPDERSLTSSNLPAPPESFTPKAIPMMELPPPLEKSLTKGAPSNRGNCEPIIEEPSSPEQECTEITESDTEDAYYNEDPDEIPTIKLNIEQFGMTLREHMERNMELQDGDMSKALVALNPTNTSIPTPKLKNISRLRTEHQVYELPDSHPLLNGMDKREPDDPSPYLLAIWTPGETANSAQPPEQKCKGKASGKMCFDETCLECNSVREANSQTVRGTLLIPCRTAMRGSFPLNGTYFQVNELFADHDSSLKPIDVPRDWIWKLPRRTVYFGTSVTSIFRGLSTEQIQYCFWKGFVCVRGFEQKTRAPRPLMARLHFPASKLKNNKT, via the exons ATGAATTCGAGGGCTGATGATCCTGGGGATAGCTATTTTCGAGTTCCTTTGGAGAATCAAACTCAAAAAGAGTTCCAACTCAGGGGTTCTTGGATTCCATTTACACCCAAGAAACCTCTGCAAGGTACATCAAGTCTGATCGTAGATGAGAGAGTGATGCACCAGGATCTAAATGGGGTTCCTCCAGGTGGTGGGTTTGAAGAGAGGGGATTCTGCAAAAGTGGTGCTGTATGTGATCTTAACTATGCGGTGCAGGGAATGGATCAAAATGTGGTTTACAACAGCGGTTCTTTCATCCAAAGAGGCAGTTCTCAAGCTGGCTGTACAGAGTTTGAATTGGACGACTTGTTGGATCCCGTACAGACGCCCTTCTCATTCACAAGCCTGCTGAGTGGTGGGGATCACCTATTCCAGGTTCGTCAAT ATGGAACTCGAGCGTGTAATAAGCCTCTTTACAATTTGAATTCACCAATTAGAAGAGAAGTAGTTGGGTCCGTCTTTGAAAGTTCTTTTCAATCTGTACCGTCAACGCCCAGTCTGTGCAGAACAGGTGAAAAGAATGGATTCCTTGAAAAGATAATTACTACCACTGGACATGAAATCACAGACCCGAAATCTGACAAAATGATGAAGAGCATTGTGGACTCGTCTGTTGTTAATTCAACGGAGGTTACTAAAGAAAATGATGGCAGGAGACAAGATGTTCTGGAGTTTGATCTGAACATGACACCTCAGCAGAAACCCtccaaaaggaaaaagaagttCATGCCCAAGGTGGTCGTGGAAGGCAAACCTAAAAGGAAGCCACGTAAACCTGCAACTCAGGAAAGTATGAAATCTAAAGAAACCGGGAGTAGCAAAAGGAAGAAAGCTCAAATGAAAAACTTGAAAGAATCAACCACTAAAAAGCAAGCCAATGTTGGACATATGAGCAACAAAATCCCTGAAGTCACACTCAAAAGTTGTAGAAAAGCTTTGAATTTTAGCTTGGAGGAATCTGGAGATGCGAGCCAAGGTGACTCTGTGGCTGAATTTGTCCAGAGTGGCTCAAAGTCATTTTCTGATATCAGAGATGCCACTGGTGGAACTAGTGGTAGCTTCCCGGATTCAGCAACACAAATAGAGCAGAGCAATGGATTGGTGGCTTCGAACCAGCCACTTGAAGCGTCAATGGGAAACCCGCCAGAAAAACTACCCAGAgtattacaagaaaattatacacAATTACTGGCCAGAGACCAACAACCTGAATTATTGATAGGAAATCAGCAACCCCAGTTCCCGGTGGCAACCCATAACACCCAGTTCCCAATGGGAAGCCAACAAGCTTGGCTTCAGATGAAAAACCAACTCATCGGCTTTCCATTCGATAACCAGAAACCTCCCATGACCATAAGAAACCAGCAACCTTGTTTGGCCATGGGTAATCAACAACCTATGTATCTTATAGGAACTCCACAGCCTGCATTGGTGAGTGAAAACCAGCAACTAGGAGGTCTACAAGGGAACAAGCAGCCTATATTTTTGAATCAGCAGACTTGTTTACCTGCTGGAAATCGACAATATGGATCACCGGCATACATGAATCAGCTTGTTATGTCAACCGGAGGGCAACAAGATGGACTACTGATCCAAGACCAACAACCTGGACTTTTGTTGAGAAACCAGCAACCTGGATCATCAATGAGAGGCCAGCAATGTTGTGAACCTTTGATGAACCAGCAACCTGGAACTCTAAAAGGTTTTACTCACTTGAATCGGATGGTAGCTGCCTGCATGTCATCACCTGGGCTTCGACGTCATTTTCAGTCACAAATTCCTGCAAAAAATCTTCATGCGGAATCTGTTACCAGGAGTTTGAATGGGACTGCAGGTACATGTCAGAGAAGCAGCACTACTGGTACTTTACAGCAAGATATCCATCTAGGAAATGAGTACATCCCTTCTCATGAGAGATCCAATGGTGATTACTTTGACGTATGCAAGAAAGAATTATCTCCAGTTATGGCTAAACTTGAGGAAGCCAGAGGCTCAAAGAGACAATATCATCGTGCAATGGGACAGGTGCATAACCATGATCTAAACTTAGCAGGTCGTTGGCCCTCCCTCCAACGGATTGCTCAATCACAAGATGTGGAGATACAGAACAGCACAACGTGTGGGGAATATTCTGAtgctaaaaagaaaattaaaatccagAAAATAGTCCACGCAAATCTGCATGGCATGCCACCTGAGGTAATAGAAGTCGAGGATGATCCAACTGATGGGgcaagaaaagataaaaatattgcCAGCATCATTAAAACTGGACCTAAAGCAATTTCGTGTCTAGTTCAGAAGTCTGCAGATAATGAGAAATTTATTGTCCCAAAAACTCCTGCAAAAAAGGGTCATGCAgggagaaaaaaatcaatacatcCGCCTTCTCATGCCTCAGATATCCAGCTTTGGCAACCTACTCCTCCAAAGACACCTTCATCAAGAAGTAAGGCTAAAGAGAAAGGGAGGAAGTCCATACCAGATACAGGAAAATTAAAAG GTCCATCAAGAGAACTTAAATGTGAGGATTCTATTGGAGAAATAATATACAGAATGCAGAATCTCACCCTAGGAGAGAAAAGTAGAGCACAAGAGCAAAATGCACTTGTCCTGTACAGAGCAGATGGTGCAGTTGTTCCATATGAGAGCAAGAAGAGAAAACCAAGGCCTAAAGTTGACCTTGATGATGAAACAGCTCGGATATGGAATTTATTGAtgggaaacagagaaaaaggtggggatgaagagatggataagaaaacagagaagtggtgggaagaagagaggagagttTTCCGAGGAAGGGCGGATTCATTCATCGCCCGTATGCATCTTGTACAAG GAGATAGACGTTTTTCACCATGGAAGGGATCGGTGGTTGATTCGGTCATTGGAGTTTTCCTTACCCAGAATGTCACGGATCACCTTTCAAG CTCTGCTTTCATGTCTCTAGCTGCTCGATTCCCTCCAAAATTAGGCAGCAATCGAGAAGATGAAACGAGTATTAGAAGCGTAGTTATTGAGGATCCAGAAGGGTGCATTCTGAACTTAAATGTCATTCCTTCGTTGCAGGAAAAGATTCAAAATCCATCTGACAAGCAAGTTTCTGAGGATGATAGTGGATCAAAAGAGCAACAAAGAGACTGTTCAAACTCTGGAATCGAAAGATTTGATTTCTTAGAGAACAGTAGTCAGAATTTAGAAGAGGAAGTATTATCATCACAAGATTCTTTTGATCCTGCGATATTTCAGTCATGTGGGAGGGTTGGATCCAGTTCATGTTCCAAATCAGACGCCGAGTTTTCTACACCCAGTTGTGAAACAAAAACTGTCAGTGGATCATCACAATCAGTGCAAACTGGGAGTCCAAACTTGTCTGTTGAA ATTTGTCTCCAAGAGAATGAGAGACCGGTTCTATATGAAAGATCTAGTGAAGTTCAGATACAAGAAACTACAAATGTCGTTCAGAAGAAACCTGATCTTGACAAAACAATGAACTGCAAGGACCATCTCTCTTTTGGTCAGCCAAGCAATGATACTAACTGGCAAAAAAAAGGACCGACCAATCCTTTCAGTAGCTATGAGCAGAGTACGATTCGGCAGCCACATGTGCTAGACATAGAGGATTTTGGAATGCAAGGTGAAGGCCTTGGTTATTCGTGGCTGTCCATTTCACCGAGAGTTGACAGAGGAAAGAACAGAAATGTACCTCGCAGATTTTTCAGACAAGGTGGAAGTGTTCCAAGAGAATATTCAGGTCAGATCACACCATCCACGCCTCATGAATTACCAGTTATGGGATTTTCTGCTTCCGCAAGCACCCACGAAGTGCACCAGGGGGATGCCCAACATCAACCACATGAGATGAATAAAGCATCCCATTTACAGAAAACATTTATGGAGCTGCTCAACTCTTCTGAAGAATGTCTTACAAGACAGTCCAGTACCACACAGAACATCACAGATGGCTGTCCACCGAGAGATAGAACTCCTAAAGACGTGGTTGAATCAAATTCCATAAATAAAGAGCAGACGACAGTTGAATACAACGAGACGAATGCCACTATTGTGCGAGAGATGAAAGGGACTCTTGCTGATGGGAAAAAACCTACAAGTCAGTGGGATCGTCTCAGAAAAGATGTGGATGGGAATGAAGGGAGAAAGGAACGAAGCAAAGACAGCGTGGATTCCATAGACTATGAAGCAATAAGACGTGCTAGTATCAGTGAAATCTCCGAGGCTATTAAGGAAAGAGGAATGAATAACATGTTGGCGGTACGAATTAAG GATTTTCTTGAGCGGATAGTTAAAGATCACGGTGGTATCGACCTTGAATGGTTGCGAGATGTTCCTCCTGACAAAGCCAA GGACTATCTCTTGAGCATAAGAGGCCTGGGTTTGAAAAGTGTCGAATGCGTGCGACTCTTGACACTCCACAATCTTGCTTTCCCT GTTGACACAAATGTTGGAAGGATAGCCGTTAGGCTGGGATGGGTGCCTCTACAACCTTTACCTGAATCACTTCAGTTACACCTCCTAGAGCT ATACCCAGTGCTCGAGTCCATCCAAAAATTTCTTTGGCCAAGACTCTGCAAACTCGATCAACGAACACT GTATGAATTACACTACCAGCTTATTACGTTTGGAAAG GTTTTCTGCACAAAGAGTAGGCCAAATTGTAATGCATGTCCAATGAGAGGAGAATGCAGACATTTTGCCAGTGCTTATGCTAG TGCAAGACTTGCTTTGCCGGCACCAGACGAGAGGAGCTTAACCAGTTCAAATCTTCCAGCCCCTCCCGAGTCCTTTACTCCTAAAGCCATCCCGATGATGGAACTACCTCCTCCGCTGGAGAAATCCCTAACAAAGGGAGCACCATCAAATAGAGGAAACTGTGAACCAATAATTGAAGAGCCATCCTCGCCCGAACAAGAATGCACTGAGATAACAGAGAGTGACACTGAAGATGCTTACTACAATGAGGACCCTGACGAGATCCCAACAATAAAACTCAACATTGAACAGTTCGGCATGACCTTACGGGAACACATGGAAAGAAACATGGAGCTCCAAGACGGTGACATGTCCAAGGCTTTGGTTGCTTTAAATCCAACCAATACTTCTATTCCAACTCCCAAACTAAAGAACATAAGCCGTCTCAGGACAGAGCACCAAGT GTACGAGCTCCCGGATTCACATCCTCTCCTCAATGGT ATGGATAAAAGAGAACCAGATGATCCAAGTCCTTATCTTTTAGCTATTTGGACACCAG GTGAAACGGCGAATTCGGCTCAACCACCTGAACAGAAGTGTAAGGGGAAAGCTTCTGGCAAAATGTGTTTTGACGAGACTTGTCTAGAGTGTAACAGTGTGAGGGAAGCGAACTCACAGACAGTTAGAGGAACTCTTCTG ATACCTTGTCGAACTGCTATGAGAGGAAGTTTTCCGCTCAACGGTACTTACTTTCAAGTTAACGAG TTATTTGCAGACCATGATTCGAGTCTCAAACCCATTGATGTTCCTAGAGATTGGATATGGAAGCTACCTAGAAGGACTGTTTACTTCGGAACGTCAGTAACATCAATATTCAGAG GTCTTTCAACGGAGCAGATACAATACTGCTTTTGGAAAG GATTTGTATGTGTACGTGGATTCGAACAGAAGACAAGAGCACCACGTCCGTTGATGGCAAGGTTGCATTTTCCAGCGAGTAAATTGAAGAACAACAAGACCTAA